The Paenibacillus yonginensis genome segment TATGTGGTCATGGAGAAGGCAGGGGAGAAGGAGCAATGAGCGATAGGGGGAGAAAATAATGGCTGAAGGCAAAACCAATGCCATGCGGCAGCTCGACAAATCAAACATTCCGTACGAAGTGCTGAGCTACGAGCACGAGGATGGGCAGATTCACGGCACAGCCGTGGCCGAGAAAATCGGCAGACCGCAGGAGTCCGTCTTTAAAACGCTGGTGGCCCACCAAGGCAGCCAAATTTACGTTTATGTCATTCCGGTAGCGGAGGAGCTTGATTTGAAGAAAGCAGCCAAAGCCGCCGGCGTCAAAAAGATCGAGATGCTGCCCGTGAAGGACCTGCTTAAATGGACGGGGTATATCCGTGGCGGCTGTTCTCCAGTCGGCATGAAAAAGCTGTACCCGACCTTTATTGATGCCAGTGCCGAAGGGCTGGAGAACATTGCAGTCAGTGCGGGAAGAATAGGCACGCAAATCGAGCTGAACCCGCAGCAGCTGGCGGCGCAGGTGAAAGCAAAGTTTATTCCCTTAATCAAGGGAGAAGGTTAGTAAAAGGTCCGACTCCCTCTATAAGAGGCTTAACCGCTTCTCCGGACAGCTGTATCAGATCTTCCGAGGAAAAATGAGTGTCGATGTGGACATGGGAAAGTCTCCTCTCGGAAAAAAGGGATCATGGCTAAGTTGGTTAATAGTGTAACTAAATGGCGGGAAGTAGGGGCAACGGTCACAACGTTCCTGTGAAGTCATTATATTCCCCTGCGTACTTCAGAAAGCAGCTAGCGATCCGGCTTGAACGGGCTTAAAGCCGGGTGAACCTGCAGCTTTGGCTGTTTTCCATTACAAAAGAGGGGTCTCCAAGTGGAATGGAGACCCCTCTTTCGATTTATTCAGCTATGTGCGGCCAGGCTGAGGTCAAGGATACACGTTCAGTTCATGAATCGACCACCAGCTGGTGCTGGTCCCGGTTTGTACGATCCGGATGTATCTCGCATTTTGCGGCGTGAAGGTAGCGGTGATCACAGGACCGTTCCCCGTGCCTGTCGCAATCGCGCTGCCAAAACTGGTGCCGTCGTTCGATACATAAATCTCGTATCCGCGTGCATAGTCA includes the following:
- the ybaK gene encoding Cys-tRNA(Pro) deacylase; amino-acid sequence: MAEGKTNAMRQLDKSNIPYEVLSYEHEDGQIHGTAVAEKIGRPQESVFKTLVAHQGSQIYVYVIPVAEELDLKKAAKAAGVKKIEMLPVKDLLKWTGYIRGGCSPVGMKKLYPTFIDASAEGLENIAVSAGRIGTQIELNPQQLAAQVKAKFIPLIKGEG